A region of Chelonia mydas isolate rCheMyd1 chromosome 7, rCheMyd1.pri.v2, whole genome shotgun sequence DNA encodes the following proteins:
- the RNLS gene encoding renalase isoform X1 produces MLQIALQTPDVTGGTSPAATAKNRAFIARQPSTAPKSILRDTAYGRSHAPAATAQAAATHRRTSGVPATPEPECVSPTTSNTSIPPEILPQHPTEGNSDPRDRRQADHAGFEPAPHEVKDHAGQQPMVRAATAWQTAWTEELQAAASFDEFDLLVDRLIQDLSAEITPRRSSNQENAPPAHRTPAPNHNTTTRGARSRDASCRYDPAAASRIQKLYRANHSKATREILDEPSPYCTIPSENLYSYFKDVFNCIAWNDAQHPQCLRPLPRVDEAGVLETDYTPKEVMARLSKTKNTAPGKGGIPYSSMKKQDPGCLVLAMLFNQCKRFCRTPSSWKKTMMVLVYKKGERNDPSNWRPISLCSMTYKLYASCLASRITECSMSGGAISAIQKGFMSCERCYEHNFVLQATIEMARRALRQCTVAWLDLANAFWVHAPPPHLCHAPGVWDARELPSCDPRGVQGMQHHHSLVEGETAKIPIRSGVKQGCPLSPIIFNLAMEPLLRAISNGTDDFNLHRERVSVLAYSDDLVLTADDPENLQRMLDASS; encoded by the coding sequence ATGCTCCAGATCGCCCTACAAACTCCAGACGTTACTGGAGGAACCAGCCCAGCAGCCACAGCAAAGAACCGGGCCTTCATCGCCAGACAGCCCAGCACGGCCCCCAAGTCCATTCTGCGGGACACTGCCTATGGGAGATCTCACGCTCCAGCAGCAACCgcccaggcagcagccactcATAGAAGGACGAGCGGTGTCCCAGCAACCCCCGAGCCAGAGTGCGTCTCTCCAACCACTAGCAACACCAGCATCCCGCCAGAGATCCTGCCCCAGCACCCAACCGAAGGGAATTCTGACCCACGAGATAGACGGCAGGCCGACCACGCAGGCTTTGAGCCTGCACCACATGAGGTCAAGGACCATGCGGGCCAGCAGCCGATGGTGAGGGCTGCCACTGCGTGGCAGACTGCCTGGACCGAGGAGCTACAAGCGGCAGCTTCCTTTGACGAATTCGACCTCCTCGTAGACAGACTCATCCAAGACCTGTCTGCGGAAATCACTCCCAGGAGAAGTTCGAACCAGGAGAACGCCCCGCCTGCCCACAGAACTCCTGCTCCAAAccacaacaccaccaccaggggAGCCAGAAGTAGAGACGCCAGCTGCCGCTACGATCCAGCAGCGGCTTCAAGGATCCAAAAGCTGTACCGGGCAAACCACTCCAAGGCCACGAGGGAGATCCTAGATGAGCCCTCACCCTACTGCACAATCCCATCTGAGAATCTCTACAGCTACTTCAAGGATGTATTCAACTGCATAGCCTGGAATGACGCGCAGCACCCACAgtgcctccgccccctgccccgtgtCGACGAAGCAGGTGTCCTGGAAACTGACTATACGCCCAAGGAAGTGATGGCcagactctcaaaaacaaaaaacacagctcctGGGAAAGGCGGCATCCCCTACAGCTCCATGAAGAAGCAAGATCCTGGCTGCCTGGTCCTTGCCATGCTCTTCAACCAGTGCAAGCGATTCTgccggactcccagctcctggaagaagacCATGATGGTACTGGTGTACAAGAAGGGCGAGCGGAatgaccccagcaactggaggcccatctccctctgctccatgacgtacaagctctatgccagctgcctggcgTCGAGGATCACGGAGTGTTCGATGAGTGGGGGAGCCATCAGTGccatccagaaaggcttcatgtctTGCGAGCGCTGCTATGAACACAACTTTGTCCTCCAAGCCACCATCGAAATGGCCAGAAGGGCGCTGAGGCAGTGCACGGTAGCGTGGCTCGACCTGGCTAACGCCTTTTGGGTTcatgccccaccaccacatctttgccacgctccaggagtttgggatgccagagaacttccttcgTGTGATCCGAGAGGTGTACaagggatgcagcaccaccattcgctcGTCGAAGGGGAGACCGCCAAGATCCCAATCCGGAGtggagttaagcagggctgtcccctcagccccatcatctttaaccttGCCATGGAGCCGTTGCTGCGAGCGATCTCCAATGGCACAGATGACTTCAACCTCCACCGTGAGAGGGTGAGTGTCCTGGCTTACTcggatgacctggtcctgaccgcGGACGACCCAGAGAACCTTCAACGTATGCTAGATGCCAGCAGTTGA